The region AAGAAAAGGCGATTTCAGAAATCCTTCCGAACTCGATTTGGCAAGAATTATTCACTCTGCCGCCTTCCGCAGATTGCAGGCCAAGACACAGGTATTGGGCGTTGGTGAAGGTGACTTTCACAGAACACGGCTGACGCACTCCATGGAAGTTGCACAAATTGGGAAGGGAATTGTCCGCACCCTTTCTTCAACCCATCCTGAATATAAGGATATCCTCCCGGATAGCGATCAGATTTTTTGCATTGGACTGGCCCATGATTTAGGCCACCCGCCATTCGGACACGGCGGAGAAATAGCCCTGAATTATTGCATGGGAAACTTCGGAGGCTTTGAGGCGAACGGACAAACCCTCAGGATTCTTTCTAAAATTGAAACCCATACCCATGGATATGGGTTAAATTTATCAAGACGTACCCTGCTTGGCGTTTTAAAATATCCTCAGACATATTCAGCTCTCTTAAAAACTGAAACGCCTGCTGTCTCAGACACTTCTTTTATTCTTGCGTCTGACTGGAAACCGCCCAAATGCTACCACGATCAAGAATCCGATGTAACAGATTGGATTTTTAATATTTTTTCCGAATCAGACAAAAAATCATTCTTAAACTATATTCCACCAAAAGCACGTGAGCATGGCAGAACCACGGAAAAGGCTCTGGATACGTCCATCATGGAAATAGCCGATGATATAGCCTATGGCATACACGACCTTGAGGACGGGATTACTTTGAATCTCATCACAAAAGACATGTGGCAGGAAATTAACAGATTCTTTCTTTCGGAGTGGGCAAAGGAAAATAATCTTTTCGGCATTCAGGAAAAATTATTTGGAAATTCATCTGAAAGGAAACGGGCTGTTGGCAGCCTTGTTCATGCCCTGATAACAAATACAGAAATTATTGAAATAAATAAGTTCGAAAATCCAATACTCAAATTCAACGCAGCTCTGAATCAAAATGCAAAAGAGGTATTGGAATCCTTAAAGAAATTTGTTTTTAAAAACATGATCAATATTCCCGAAGTCCAGACTCTGGTTTTTAGAGGTCAGCAAATTGTCATTCAATTATTCAGAGCCATAAGCTCAGATCCCACCCGTTTTCTAAAAAAATCCTATCAAGAACAATGG is a window of Desulfobotulus mexicanus DNA encoding:
- a CDS encoding anti-phage deoxyguanosine triphosphatase, with the protein product MNHNKNLSGRRDPLVFQRKGDFRNPSELDLARIIHSAAFRRLQAKTQVLGVGEGDFHRTRLTHSMEVAQIGKGIVRTLSSTHPEYKDILPDSDQIFCIGLAHDLGHPPFGHGGEIALNYCMGNFGGFEANGQTLRILSKIETHTHGYGLNLSRRTLLGVLKYPQTYSALLKTETPAVSDTSFILASDWKPPKCYHDQESDVTDWIFNIFSESDKKSFLNYIPPKAREHGRTTEKALDTSIMEIADDIAYGIHDLEDGITLNLITKDMWQEINRFFLSEWAKENNLFGIQEKLFGNSSERKRAVGSLVHALITNTEIIEINKFENPILKFNAALNQNAKEVLESLKKFVFKNMINIPEVQTLVFRGQQIVIQLFRAISSDPTRFLKKSYQEQWEKADSDAERFRIICDYISGMTDEYATRLYERLFLPRQGTVFHRL